GCGGGTAGACGATCCCCTTCGCTTTCGCCGAATCGAGAATCGCCAGCGTCGAGCCGGCATGCATGGCGACCGAGCCGACGCCGGCCGTAATGCCGAACGCCTGATCCGGCGCCACGACGTCGGTCATGTTGTCGACGTCGCCGAGCGCGTTATAGCGGAAGCGGACGCCGAAGTTGTCCGCAAGCCAATCGGAGCTCTGTACGCCCTGCATGGCCGGCGACGCCGCTTCCTCCGCCGACATGCCTTTCTCCGGGTTATCCCATCCGCCGCGGCGGTAGCCGTTCATCACTTCGGAAGCGTCCCAGCGGTTTTTGTTGCGATCCGAATTGTAATGGTCGGCAATGAAGAAAATGCTGCCGCCGTTCCGAACATATTGAAGCATCGCGTCCTGCTCGGATTTTTTGTACGGAATATTGGCTTCTCCGATGATGAATACGTCGTAACCCCTTAGCTTGTCGTACGTCACGGCCTGTTCGCCGAACGTGTACGGTACGGTTCGGTCGAGCTGATCCACGGTGAAGCCGGCGGCCCGCAGCCCGTCCGCGAAGTCGGAAAATCCGCCGTCGATGACCCAGTCGGCCGCGCCCGCGGTTTGGCCGTGCGTATTGTCGAACAGCACCTTCTTGCCTGTCCCGTCCGGAAGCTGCGGAACCCGACCGCTTCCGGCTTTCATATCCCCCGCCGCTGCGGCATCCGACTCGGGATTCACATTGTAGCCGCTGCCGGACGCGGACTGGAACTTGGCCGGAAGCGAGCCCGCGGCGTGACCGATGATGCCCCTTTCAACGGCTGCCGTTCCGCTGTTCGATGCGATCGCTTGGGCGGACTTCAGCGGGCCGCCTTCATTTGCCGCGTACGCCGCGCCCTGCACAAAACTTATGGTGCCCGTTAGGGCGATGATGGCAAGAAAAATCCATGAGGCCCGTTTCATCCACTTCATGATTCCGGTTTCACTCCTTGATTTTTTTGGTGTAAGCACCTTAATTATACAAAGAGGCCGGTACGGGAACGAAGTTAAGATTCCATAAATTTTTCCTCATGTGCACGAGCGTAAGGCCGGCCGTCGGCGGCCGGCCTCTTGATTGTCGCTTCAATCGTATCCGCGGCGGCCCGAAGCCGCCGCCAAGTTCTGGCTTGACTTTCAGTCAGTGAGCGGCTTCGGAAGCCATGGCGTCCGCTTTGGTGGGATGAACGGTGCCGCGCGGGTGCTCGGGCGGCGCATAAATCACGTAAACCTTAAGCGGTTGATTGCCCGTGTTTGTTACATTATGCCACTTTCCGGCGGGGATCATGATCGCGTAGTCTTCATAAGCCTGTGCTTGAAAATCGAGCCGGTCCCGGCTGTCGCCCATCTGAACGAACCCCTGCCCCTCTTCAATCCGGATGAACTGGTCCGTATCCGGATGAACCTCGAGTCCGATGTCGTCGCCGACGCCGATGCTCATAACGGTGACCTGGAGATGATTCCCCGTCCATAAAGCGGTGCGGTACGTATTGTTCGTTTCAGCAGCTTCCTCGATATTGACCACAAACGGATCCGGACCGTAGTCTTTGAGTACGATGCGGTCTAATGAACCAAGCCGCATCGCATTTTCCTGTTCCCCGCTCGATGCGTACAAAAAGACTTGTCGAATCGGCGGATAAGGGATCCGGTCGCCGTAACCCCGGTACTGCTCCCACCCTTCAAGACCTGCTTCGCGAGCGATTCTCAGTCCGTCCTCGTAGCCGTCAAAAGCGATGGGATCGGTCTCGTAAATCGGCTCGATTCCGGTAAGCGCCCGGTATAGGCTGGCAAATTGATTGAAATGGATATTTTTGAGCGCCAATGCCTGCAAAATAAGCTCCTTATGCTTTTGGTCCGGGGCCTTATCGGCTAATCGGCGGTACAAATCCATCAAGGACGCTTCTCTTTTGGTACCGGCAAGCAGGGCATCTGATACGGAATAGTTCGGGAGCGGACCGCTTCCGGCCGGCTGAACATTCGTGTAGACCGGATACGGACCGTCGTTGAAATGTACGTACACGTTCGTTAACCTCCATGAAAAGAATATATGGCTATCCTATGCCCAGCTTTGGAAAGTGTACCCTGCCGCTGAATAAGAAAACCCGCCGTTGAACCGGCGGCTCCCCAGGCTTATAATAAGCTTGGTATGACTAGTTATATTAGTTAGCAGGAAAAGCGAGTTGAACGACAGGCCGCATGGAATGCGGCCTTGCTCGTCGCAGGGAGGAATAGGGAATGAAGGAATGGCAAGCGGAAACCGGCTACGAATGCTGGCTGCGGTATGCGCGTCTCGAGGACGGGAAGCTGCGGGATACGTATGCGTCCGTGTGCGGCGAAATCGTGACGGCCGCCGGGCAGTCGGAAGTCATCCGTGCGGCTGTAGAGGAGCTGACGGCGGCGCTGGAAGGCATGACGGGCACAGCGCCACTTGTGAGCAGTGAGACGTCCGGCAGGCGCTTCGTCGCCATCGGGACGTTCGGCGGCGGGCTGGGCGCGGTCGATGCCGCCGCGGATCCGCAGACGGTAGAGTCGCTCGGCGAAGAGGGATACGTCATTCGCTCGCTGCCGGACGGCGGCGGCGCAGGCTGCATCGCCATTGCCGGGAAGACGGACCGCGGGGCGCTGTACGGAGTGTTCCATTTCATCCGGCTGCTGCAGCAGGGAGCGGATCCGGATAAGCTGGCGGTAACGGAAAGCCCGAAAAACGGGCTGCGCATGATAAACCACTGGGATAACATGGACGGCAGCATCGAACGGGGCTACGCCGGCAGATCGTTCTTTTACCGGGACAATGAAATGACGGAGGACCTGACACGTATCCGCGATTATGCCCGGCTGCTGGCATCGGCCGGCCTGAACGCCGTCTCGATCAATAACGTGAACGTGCATCAACACGAAACGCTGCTCGTTACAGGCGCGTATTTGCCGAAGGTGAAACAGATCGCGGACGTGTTCCGGGCTTACGGCATCCGGCTGTTCCTGAGCGTCAACTTTGCCGCTCCGATCCAGATCGGCGGATTGGACAGCGCGGACCCGCTTGATCCGGACGTGAAGAAATGGTGGCGGGAGACGGCGTCCGGCATTTACCGCTGTATCCCGGATTTCGGCGGCTTCCTCGTCAAAGCGGATTCGGAGTTCCGCCCGGGACCGTTTACCTACGGCAGGGACCATGCCGACGGAGCGAACATGCTGGCCGAGGCGCTTGAGCCGCACGGCGGGATCGTCATCTGGCGCTGCTTCGTGTACAACTGCCTGCAGGACTGGCGCGACCGGTCGACGGACCGGGCAAGAGCGGCGTACGATCACTTCAAGCCGCTTGACGGGAAGTTTATGCCCAATGTCATCCTGCAGATCAAGAACGGACCGATGGATTTCCAGGTGCGCGAGCCGGTTTCCCCGCTGTTCGGCGGACTGATGGAGACGAATCAGGTGCTGGAGCTGCAAATTACGCAGGAATATACCGGCCAGCAAAAGCACCTGTGCTACCTCGTCCCGCAGTGGAAGGAAGTGCTCGACTTCGATACGCACGCCAGGGGCGAGGGCTCGACGGTGGCGGAAGCGGCAAGCGGCGCGCTGTTTAACCGGCCGCTCGGCGGCTTTGCGG
This genomic window from Paenibacillus humicola contains:
- a CDS encoding cupin domain-containing protein, with protein sequence MYVHFNDGPYPVYTNVQPAGSGPLPNYSVSDALLAGTKREASLMDLYRRLADKAPDQKHKELILQALALKNIHFNQFASLYRALTGIEPIYETDPIAFDGYEDGLRIAREAGLEGWEQYRGYGDRIPYPPIRQVFLYASSGEQENAMRLGSLDRIVLKDYGPDPFVVNIEEAAETNNTYRTALWTGNHLQVTVMSIGVGDDIGLEVHPDTDQFIRIEEGQGFVQMGDSRDRLDFQAQAYEDYAIMIPAGKWHNVTNTGNQPLKVYVIYAPPEHPRGTVHPTKADAMASEAAH
- a CDS encoding alpha-glucuronidase family glycosyl hydrolase, which gives rise to MKEWQAETGYECWLRYARLEDGKLRDTYASVCGEIVTAAGQSEVIRAAVEELTAALEGMTGTAPLVSSETSGRRFVAIGTFGGGLGAVDAAADPQTVESLGEEGYVIRSLPDGGGAGCIAIAGKTDRGALYGVFHFIRLLQQGADPDKLAVTESPKNGLRMINHWDNMDGSIERGYAGRSFFYRDNEMTEDLTRIRDYARLLASAGLNAVSINNVNVHQHETLLVTGAYLPKVKQIADVFRAYGIRLFLSVNFAAPIQIGGLDSADPLDPDVKKWWRETASGIYRCIPDFGGFLVKADSEFRPGPFTYGRDHADGANMLAEALEPHGGIVIWRCFVYNCLQDWRDRSTDRARAAYDHFKPLDGKFMPNVILQIKNGPMDFQVREPVSPLFGGLMETNQVLELQITQEYTGQQKHLCYLVPQWKEVLDFDTHARGEGSTVAEAASGALFNRPLGGFAAVSNVGDDENWTGHLLAQANFYGFGRLAWNPSLTSEEIAREWICMTFAADKETEDVIAGMLLRSWSIYESYTAPLGVGWMVNPNHHYGPNVDGYEYSKWGTYHFSDCRGIGVDRTAATGTGYTAQYHEPHAGFYESLAECPDELLLFFHHVPYTHVLKSGKTVIQHIYDAHFEGAEEAAGLLAAWDSLRGKVDEGRHAGVRERLAEQAEHAKEWRDIINTYFWRKSGIEDVSGRTIY